The following nucleotide sequence is from Ferroacidibacillus organovorans.
AATTTTATCCGGCGACGCAAGACCGATTTTCATAAACTCAAAGTTGTTGACATCCAGCAAAGGGGTCCCTCCCTATCAGTCGTCGCCTAACTCGCGCATTTCGAGGCTAAAGTTGAGTTTTTCTGATGTGTCATCATCTTCATCGACTTCGCGCATCGCGATCTCTTGCTCATCTTCAGACAAGATCTTGACATCGAGACCAAGACTTTGCAGTTCCTTGATCAACACTTTGAACGACTCAGGCACACCAGGTTCCGGAACATTCTCACCTTTGACGATCGCTTCGTACGTTTTCACACGTCCCACGACGTCGTCTGATTTGACGGTGAGAATCTCTTGCAATGTATAAGCCGCACCATACGCTTCAAGCGCCCACACTTCCATCTCGCCAAAGCGCTGTCCGCCAAACTGCGCCTTACCACCAAGGGGCTGCTGCGTGACAAGCGAGTACGGTCCCGTGGAGCGCGCGTGAATCTTGTCATCGACCAAGTGCGCCAATTTCAGCATGTACACATATCCGACCGTGACGCGCCCGTCAAAGCGCTCGCCCGTTCTCCCGTCATAGAGCACCGTCTTGCCATCCCGCGCAAGTCCCGCCTCTTCCAGCGCGTCAAACACGTCGCTCTCGTGGGCACCGTCAAAAACCGGCGTCGCCACATGAATGCCGAGCATCTTCGCAGCCATTCCAAGATGTGTCTCAAGCACCTGCCCAATGTTCATCCGGGAGGGAACACCCAGTGGATTCAAAACAATTTGTACAGGCGTGCCATCCGGCAAATAAGGCATATCCTCAATCGGCATGATCCTCGCGACGACACCCTTATTGCCGTGACGGCCTGCCATCTTGTCACCCTCGGAGATCTTCCGTTTCTGCGCGATATAAACGCGCACCAACTGGTTCACGCCAGGTGGCAACTCATCACCATTCTCACGCGTGAACACCTTCACGTCGACCACGATACCCGCACCGCCGTTTGGCACGCGCTGCGACGTATCGCGAACCTCACGCGCCTTCTCTCCGAAGATCGCGTGAAGCAGGCGTTCTTCAGCGGTGAGTTCCGTAACACCTTTTGGCGTTACCTTCCCGACAAGAATGTCGTTTGCAAAAATTTCCGCGCCAATGCGAATGATACCGCGGTCATCCAGATTGCGCAGCGCCTCTTCACCCACGTTCGGGATATCGCGCGTGATTTCTTCCGGCCCAAGCTTCGTATCGCGCGCTTCACACTCGTACTCTTCAATGTGAATCGATGTGTACACGTCGTCTTTGACCATCGTCTCGCTGAGCAGAATCGCATCCTCGTAGTTGTACCCTTCCCACGTCATAAACGCGACGAGCACATTCCGTCCGAGCGCCAATTCACCCTGCTCTGTCGCAGGTCCGTCCGCCAAGATATCACCGCGTTTCACGCGGTCGCCAATGCGAACGAGCGGTCGCTGATTGATGCACGTCCCCTGGTTTGAGCGCATAAACTTCTGACAGCGATAGCGCACCGCATCGCCCTTTACCAACTGACCATCCACTTGAAGCTCCGTGCGCACAATAATCTCATTGGCCGTTACGCGCTCAACAACACCGTCGTGACGCGCCACAATAACGACACCCGAGTCCTTTGCTGCTTTGTGTTCCATTCCCGTTCCCACAAACGGCGCCTCAGTCACAAGCAGCGGCACCGCTTGACGCTGCATGTTCGAACCCATAAGCGCACGGTTCGCATCATCATTCTCAAGAAACGGAATCATCGCCGTCGCCACTGATACGACCTGCTTTGGCGAAACGTCGATATAATCGACCCGCTCTTTCGGCATGGTAAGAATATCGCCCTTGTAGCGAACGATCTGCTCGTCCTCGACCATGCGGTTGTCTTCTGTCAGCTTAGCGACAGCCTGCCCGATGACATAATTATCTTCTTCATCCGCTGTCAAATAGTCCGCCACTTCAGAAATGCGACCCGTATCCGGATCAAGACGGCGGTACGGCGTCTCAATAAACCCGAACTCATTGATGCGCGCATACGTTGAGAGCGAGTTGATAAGTCCAATGTTTGGACCCTCAGGCGTCTCGATCGGACACATGCGTCCATAGTGCGACGGGTGAACGTCGCGCACCTCAAAACCTGCCCGCTCACGCGTGAGTCCACCCGGCCCGAGAGCCGACAGGCGACGCTTGTGCGTCAACTCCGCCAAGGGATTGGTCTGATCCATAAATTGCGACAACTGGCTGGAGCCAAAAAACTCTTTGATCGCGGCAATCACCGGACGTATGTTGATCAACGCCTGCGGCGTGATCGCGTTGGCATCCTGAATTGACATCCGCTCGCGGACTACGCGCTCCATGCGCGACAGGCCAATGCGAAACTGGTTTTGGAGCAGCTCTCCCACAGAGCGCAGGCGGCGATTCCCGAGATGGTCAATGTCATCCGTCGTTCCTACACCGTGCAGCAAATTCATAAAGTAATTGATCGAGGCGATAATGTCCGCCGGGATGATATTTTTCACCTGGCGGTCGATCTGGCCATTCCCGATCACTTTGATCGATTTTCCCTCTTCGAGTTGACTGAGAATGCGCACCTCTTGCATCACAATCGTCGGATCTTCGAGAAGTCCCGCGTTTGAGCGCAATGTCACTTGATTCAGCCCGTTCTCGAGATAAACCGTCAGACGGTCAAGCAGACGGCGATCGATCAACTGTCCGGGCTCCGCAATCACTTCCCCCGTTTCCGGATCGACCAGCGTCTCTGCCAACCGCTGGTTCAACAGACGGTTTTTAAGATGCAGCTTCTTATTAATTTTGTAACGGCCCACGTTAGCCAAGTCGTAGCGCTTCGGATCAAAAAAGCGTGAAGACAAGAGATTTCGCGCATTCTCTACCGTCGGTGGTTCACCTGGACGCAAACGCTCATAAATTTCAGTCAGCGCTTTTTCGGTCGAATCTGTGCTATCCTTTTCAAGCGTGTTTCTCAGATAGTCGTCTTCACCCAAAAGGTTTAAAATTTCAGCATCCGTCGAGAATCCGAGCGCGCGCAACAGCACTGTGACCGGAATTTTCCTCGTTCGGTCAATGCGAACATATATTATGTCTTTCGCGTCCGTCTCAAGCTCAAGCCAGGCGCCGCGATTCGGAATCACCGTCGCACTAAATGTGCGTTTACCGTTTTTGTCAATCTTTGCATTAAAGTACACACTCGGCGAGCGAACAAGCTGACTGACGATAACGCGCTCGGCACCGTTGATGATAAACGTGCCCGTCTCGGTCATCAGC
It contains:
- the rpoB gene encoding DNA-directed RNA polymerase subunit beta — translated: MQGHVVQYGRRQRRTYSRVSEVHELPNLIEIQQKSYEWFLNEGLREMFADISPIQDFTGNLVLEFIDYSLGEPKYSVDESKERDVTYAAPLRVKVRLINRETGEVKEQEVFMGDFPLMTETGTFIINGAERVIVSQLVRSPSVYFNAKIDKNGKRTFSATVIPNRGAWLELETDAKDIIYVRIDRTRKIPVTVLLRALGFSTDAEILNLLGEDDYLRNTLEKDSTDSTEKALTEIYERLRPGEPPTVENARNLLSSRFFDPKRYDLANVGRYKINKKLHLKNRLLNQRLAETLVDPETGEVIAEPGQLIDRRLLDRLTVYLENGLNQVTLRSNAGLLEDPTIVMQEVRILSQLEEGKSIKVIGNGQIDRQVKNIIPADIIASINYFMNLLHGVGTTDDIDHLGNRRLRSVGELLQNQFRIGLSRMERVVRERMSIQDANAITPQALINIRPVIAAIKEFFGSSQLSQFMDQTNPLAELTHKRRLSALGPGGLTRERAGFEVRDVHPSHYGRMCPIETPEGPNIGLINSLSTYARINEFGFIETPYRRLDPDTGRISEVADYLTADEEDNYVIGQAVAKLTEDNRMVEDEQIVRYKGDILTMPKERVDYIDVSPKQVVSVATAMIPFLENDDANRALMGSNMQRQAVPLLVTEAPFVGTGMEHKAAKDSGVVIVARHDGVVERVTANEIIVRTELQVDGQLVKGDAVRYRCQKFMRSNQGTCINQRPLVRIGDRVKRGDILADGPATEQGELALGRNVLVAFMTWEGYNYEDAILLSETMVKDDVYTSIHIEEYECEARDTKLGPEEITRDIPNVGEEALRNLDDRGIIRIGAEIFANDILVGKVTPKGVTELTAEERLLHAIFGEKAREVRDTSQRVPNGGAGIVVDVKVFTRENGDELPPGVNQLVRVYIAQKRKISEGDKMAGRHGNKGVVARIMPIEDMPYLPDGTPVQIVLNPLGVPSRMNIGQVLETHLGMAAKMLGIHVATPVFDGAHESDVFDALEEAGLARDGKTVLYDGRTGERFDGRVTVGYVYMLKLAHLVDDKIHARSTGPYSLVTQQPLGGKAQFGGQRFGEMEVWALEAYGAAYTLQEILTVKSDDVVGRVKTYEAIVKGENVPEPGVPESFKVLIKELQSLGLDVKILSEDEQEIAMREVDEDDDTSEKLNFSLEMRELGDD